In the Terriglobia bacterium genome, AACGAAACTTCACGTTCGGATTGTTCTTGCCCAAAACCTTGGTGATGGCCGCCGTGAGCGTGGTCTTGCCGTGGTCGATGTGACCGATCGTGCCTACGTTCACGTGCGGCTTGGTGCGGGAAAATTTCTCTTTCGCCATTCCTATCTCCGTGTCGTCCCTACTGGACTCAGTCTTCAATCTCTCCGGTTCCCGGCGCTGAAGCGCCGGGCTATTTTCACTTGCCCCTACGAGGCTGGTTCAGCATTACGCCGGAACCGCATTGCCTGCGTCACCACGTTCACCGGTTCACCGTCTTGCCCTGCACGCGGGCAATGATTTCGTCCGACACCGAGCGCGGCACTTCCTCGTAACGCGAGAAGTGCATGGAGAAGGTGGCGCGGCCCTGGGTGTTGGAGCGCATGTTGGTGGCGTAGCCGAACATCTCGCTCAGCGGCACCATGGCCTTGATGACCTGCGATCCGGCGCGGTGTTCCATGCCCTCGATGCGGCCGCGGCGGGAGTTCAAGTCGCCGATGATGGCGCTCATGAAATCTTCCGGCACCACCACCTCCACCGACATTACCGGCTCCAGCAGCACCGGGGTGGCCTTGCGGGCGGCATCCTTGAAAGCCATGGATCCGGCAATCTTGAAGGCCATTTCGCTAGAGTCCACGTCGTGATAGCTGCCGTCGTAGAGCGTGGCCTTGACGTCCACCATGGGGTAGCCGGCGAGAATGCCGCCTTCCAAGGCTTCCTTGATTCCCTGATCCACCGGCTTGATGAATTCCTTGGGCACCGAGCCGCCGACAATTTCATTCTCGAATTCGTAGCCCTTGTCCGGGTTGGGTTCGAGCCTGATCTTGACGTGGCCGTACTGGCCGCGCCCACCGGTCTGGCGGATGAACTTGCCTTCCGCCTTGGCTTCCTTGCGGATGGTCTCGCGATAGGCGACCTGCGGCTTGCCGACGTTGGCCTCGACCTTGAACTCGCGCATCATGCGGTCGATGATGATTTCCAGGTGCAGCTCGCCCATACCGCTGATGATGGTCTGGCCGCTGTCGGGATCGGTGTTGACCTTGAAGGTCGGGTCTTCCTGGGCCAGGCGTCCGAGCGCGACGCCCATCTTCTCCTGATCGGCCTTGGTCTTGGGCTCGACCGCAACCGAGATCACCGGCGCCGGAAACACGATCGATTCCAGCACGATCGGTTGCTGCTCGTCGCAGATGGTGTCGCCGGTGGTGATGGTGCGCAACCCGACGCAGGCGCAGATGTCGCCGGCGTAAATCTCGCTGATCTCCTCGCGCTTGTTGGCGTGCATCTTCAGCAGGCGTCCGATACGCTCGCGCTTGCCCTTGGCGGGCAACCAGATGCTGTCGCCGGTCTTCAACTGACCGGAGTAGATGCGGATGAAAGCGAGCTGGCCGACAAAGGGGTCGGTCATAATCTTGAACGCCAGCACGGACAGGGGAGCGTTGTCGTCGGCGGGGCGCAGCACTTCCTTGCCGGTTTCCGGGTTGAGGCCCTTCACCGGCGGGATATCGGCGGGCGAGGGCAGGAAGTCGACGACCGCGTCCAGCATGGGCTGCACGCCCTTGTTCTTGAAGGCGGAGCCGCACAACACTGGGAACAGCTTGAGGTCGATGACGCTTTTGCGCAGCGACTTCTTGAGTTCGTCCGGGGTCATGGTCTCGCCTTCCATGTACTTGCGCAGGAGGTCGTCGTCGTTCTCGACAATGGTTTCCACCAACTGGTTATGGAAGGCGTTGGATTTTTTCTTGAAATTCTCGGGGATGTCCTGGATTTCGAAGTCGGCGCCCAGGGTCTCATCCAGCCAGACCACGGCTTTCATCTCGAAAAGATCGATGATGCCCTTGAAATTGGATTCGCTGCCGATGGGAAGCTGGATGGCGATGGGGCGGGCGTTGAGGCGCTTGCGAATGGTTTCGATGGCGTGCTCGAAATCGGCGCCCATCTTGTCCATCTTGTTAATGAAGCAAATGCGCGGCACGCCATACTTGTCAGCCTGGCGCCAGACGGTTTCCGACTGCGGCTCGACGCCATGCACGGCGTCGAACACGGCGACTGCGCCGTCGAGCACGCGCAGGGATCGCTCGACCTCGGCGGTGAAATCGACGTGGCCGGGCGTGTCGATGATGTTGATCCGCTCATCGCGCCAGAAGCAGGTGGTGGCGGCGCTGGTGATGGTGATGCCGCGCTCCTGCTCCTGCTCCATCCAGTCCATCACAGCGGTGCCTTCGTGGACCTCGCCGATGCGGTGCGTGCGCCCGGTGTAATAGAGGACGCGCTCCGTCGTGGTGGTCTTGCCGGCGTCGATATGCGCCATAATGCCGATGTTTCGGCAACGATCTAATGGAACCTGTCGGGGCACTGTCTGACCTAACTTCCTACTTGTTAAGAGCCGGGGCTGAAGCCCCGACTTGATGTGTCCATGGTCCGCACGGCTAAAGCCGTGCGCTTCCACCTACTGCGCTTCCACCTACTGTGTTTCCGCCTACCACCGATAGTGCGCGAAAGCCTTATTGGCTTCCGCCATGCGGTGAACGTCTTCCTTCTTCTTGATGGCGGCGCCACGGTTGTTGGCGGCGTCGAGCAACTCGTTGGTGAGCTTGTCGGTCATGCCCTTCTCGGCGCGGCCGCGGCTGTAGCTGATCAGCCAGCGGATGGCGAGCGAGGTACGGCGGTCGGGATTGACCTCCACCGGGACCTGGTAGTTGGCGCCGCCGACGCGGCGGGTCTTCACTTCCAGCAGCGGCTTGCAGTTCTCGACGGCCTTCTTGAACAGCTTCAAGGCTTCGTCACCGCCCTTCTCCTGCATCTTCTTCATCGAGTCGTAGAAGATGCTCTCAGCGGTGGATTTCTTGCCACCCCACATCATCGAGTTGATGAATTTAGTGACCAGCGTCGAACCGTAAACCGGGTCGGCGGCAACATCGCGCTTGGGAGTGTGTCCTTTTCTTGGCATGTCAGCTCTCAGCTATCCGCTATCAGCTCTCTACTTGTTCAGCGAGAGGTGAAATTCGCTTGACCATCTCCTCAGGGGCTAAAGCCCCGGAATCTGGCTTGACTCTTGCGGCACGGCTAAAGCCGTGCCCTACCCACTAAGCCTTCGGGCGCTAGCACCGTACTTAGGCTTTTGGCCTCTTGGCGCCGTACTTGGAGCGGCTCTGCTTGCGGTTGGCGACGCCGACCGCATCCAGAGTGCCGCGGATCACGTGATAACGCACGCCCGGCAAATCTTTTACACGGCCACCGCGAATGAGCACGATGGAGTGCTCCTGCAGGTTGTGGCCGACACCGGGAATGTAGGTGGTCACCTCGATGCCGTTGGTCAAACGAACACGGGCGACCTTGCGCAAGGCCGAGTTCGGCTTCTTGGGCGTCTGGGTATAGACGCGGGTGCAGACGCCGCGCTTCTGCGGACAGGACTGCAACGCCGGACTAGCCGTCTTGTAATTGGGGGCCGTCCGCCCCTTGCGCACCAACTGGTTGAAGGTAGGCACTCTGAGACTCCTTCGCGGGCACGCACATCTCCGGCTCAGCGCCACGCGCTCATGCATTTCCATGCTGGCAGGCCTGAGGCCGCCATAATTCCCGCAGCAAGGCGGGAGATTGTTAGTTTCCTGAGGCTGGGAAGGACGACGGTGTCACCGAGCCGAAGCGGTAGGTGATCCGTTTCGTCTTTCTCGTCCTGCATACCCCCACCGAAGACGGTGAGGCAGCGCAGGAGCGTTTCAGCGAGGGCACCCTGTTAGCGGACCTGATGAATACGACTCCCCGTGGTCCTCGGGCGAACCTTCTACAGCTCAGCCGCTGCAAGCAAGCCAAACCCAACTCGCAGAACCTTTCAAATATAGCAACTCGGGCGGGAAGCGTCAACCGGAGATCCCTCGCGACGCTCTGGATTTCGCCTGCGGGCTCCCGCTGCCTCGGCTGCGCCTCGGGTCGCTCACGCCCGCAAAACGGCTCAAGTTGCCGAAAATCTCACCAGCTTCTACACTGAATTCTTTCCCAGCACCAAGTGAAACATACCGTCCGGCCGGAGGGTTGGACGGGGAGGAAGCATGCGGCGGTGGGCAGTCATACTTAGGCTTCAGGCTTCAGGCTCCCGGCGACAGGCACGGAGCATAGTGGCGGCAGTACTTTTGGTGCTGATGATAGCGCTCGCCGGATGCGGCGGCGGCAGCAGCAGCTCGTCGGCCAACACTCCGAGCTCCATTACCGTGAACCCCGCAGTGCTGTCGTTGAACCTGGGCGATGTAGCCGCCGCTTCCGGCACGGTGGTGAACTCCAGCGGCTCGCCAATCACAAATTTTCCGACCATCACCTTCTCCTCGAGCAACACGGCGGTGGCGACCGTATCGTCGGCGGGCGCGGTGTGCGCCGGCAAGTGGGACACGAATTTCATCGTTTGCGATACCACCGGCTTCCAACCGGGCACTGCCAACATCACCCTGACCTCGGGCGCGATCACCGCCACCATCCCGGTGTACACCCACCTGCACGTGGACCGGGTGACCACCAGCCCGGCGGTGGTCGATTGCGTTTCGTCCGGGCAGACGCAACAGATGTCGGCCAAGGCTTTCAGTAACGGCGTGGACATCACCTCCAGTGTCGGCCCGTTCAGTTGGTCAACGTTGTCGGTGGACGTGGACACGATTGACGCTAACGGCCTGGTCACGGCAAAGACTCCCGGCGAAGGCGGAATCGTGGCGACGGTAGCGAATGTGAAGAGCGTGGTGGCGACCTGGATAACGTGCCCGGTGCAGAGCATCAATGTTCACCTCGCCAGCGGGCCGGACACAACTTTCTCGCTGGGCGCCGCGGGGAACACGGTCAACCTGACGGCAGACCTGGTGGACAAGCACGGCAATTCCATCAGCGCACCGCTGAGCTGGTCGAGCTCGCGGGCGTCAGTGGCCAACGTGAATAGCGCCGCCCTGGTGACGGCAGTGGGGCCGGGAACGGTGGGGATCACGGCGAGTTGCGCGGGGTCGTGCAACGTCAACCTGTCCTCGGTATACAGCAACGTGGTAAAAGGTACGGTTGGGGGAACGTCGGCCACCACGATCTACGCCGGCGGAACCGGCTCGACATCGCTGGTGCCGATCGATTCCACCAGCAACGCTGCAGGCACCGCAATCACCCTGCCTTCGACTCCGAATTCGTTCTTGTTCAATGCCATCGGCACGACGGGGTACCTGGGCAGCAGCGGCGGCTTGATGGCGCTGGATTCCTCCACCAACACGGTGACGCAGAACGTGGGCATAACCGGAGCCGTGGTCGCGGTTTCGCCGGACAGTAACCGGGTGATCGTGGCGGGCTCCAACATCGTGTATGTGGTGCGACGGCGGCCGACTTCACCCCGGACAGCCGCGGAGCGTACATCGTCGCCGGCAATACGTTGTACTTCTGGACACCGGGTACCTTCAGGATTGTCGGGCTGAGCGGGGTGGCGAATGACGTGAAGTTCCTCGCCAACGGCGCGTTCGCCTATCTGGCGGGCGGCGCCGCGGGACCGGCAGTGACGGCGCGTGCCGCCTGCGATAATTCGCTCGCCGACACGGCGACCACGCCGGGAACACCAAGGTTCGTGCGCTCGCTGGTGGACGCCGGCAAAGTGCTGGCGGTGGAGTCACCCGGCATGGACGTGCTCACGCCGGCAACAACCCGCGTGGGCTGCCCACCGTCGTTGTCGGACGCGCTCACCCGGGTGGATTTCGGCGTCGGAGCATTTACCGCGCGGCAGTTGTTCCTGCTTTCGGATGGATCCAAGGCGTTCGTCACCAGCGATCTCGGACAACTGCTGGGGCTGAACACCTCGACCCTTACCCCGTTCGCGATTCCGCTGGTTGGGGGCGCCAGCCCCTTTACCGGCGGGGCCACGCTCGACGGCAAGAGTATCTACGTCGGAGCCAGCGATAATAAAGTCCACCGCATAGATCCAGCCACCGGCGCCGACGTGCAGCAGATCGGCGTGTCGTTCACGCCGGACCTGGTGGCGGTGAGACCGAAATAGGCTTCCGGCAAAAGGCTTCAGGCTTCAGGCAAAACGCGAACCGCGCTCTCGGCAGCAGGAGCCTGGCGCCCGCAGCCCGCTAGGAACTGAACGCTTCCTGGTAATCCTCCGGATCAATCCCGTGGTAGGTGAGGGTATGCTTGAGGCGGTTGCGCAGGTCGCCGGGTGTGGCTTCGATGAAAGCGCGGACCGCAGTCTCCATTGAGACTTCGTCCTCGGCGTCGTCGGTGGCGAGCGACTCGGCGCGGCTTTCCATGGCGTCCTTGACCGCGTCGCGCACCGGCGCCGGCAGGGCGCCCATCAGTTCGGCAACAATTTCGTTGGCTTCGTCGGAAAAGGTCATGGCTGTCGGTTATCGGTTCTTGTCGTCAACCGCAGACCGCGAAACAATAAATGGTGCGATGAAAAATCTCTAGGTGTCTTTTTTATCTAAGTGGCGGGCGACCGAGTCAAGCACGCCATTAACAAAGTTTACCGACTCGGGCGTGGAGTAGCGGCGCGCGATCTCAATCGCCTCATTGATGATGACCACCTTCGGCACCTCCGGCTTTGCAAAAAACTCCGCCACCGCGGCGCGGAGCACGTTGCGGTCCACGGCGGCCATGCGCGCCATGCGCCAGTTCACCGCGTGCTTCTCGATCAGGCGATCAATTTCTTCACGGCGGTCGCCGGCGACGCGGAACAAGTCTTCGGTGTAGCCGCGCACCTCGTCATTGATTACGTCGCGCTCCGCCCAGAACGATTGGTCCACCTGCTCGACGGACTGCTTCCCCATGTCGCACTGAAACAGCATCTGCAACAGCAGTTCGCGGGATTTGCGGCGAGAACCCATATGAGTCGACGGTCCACGGTCTGCGGTCAACGGCCAATTGCTGCCAAAGCTATCGGCGGCGTGAACCCGCTTTCGTTCTCTCAGTCCTACTCTTCTTCTCTGAATGTGGTTTCGCCGCGCGCGACGACGCGGAACGTTTGATGCGCGAGCCGTCGACCGCAGGCCGTCGACCATCGACCATCTTCAACTGCGCCATCTCCACCGCCGCCAGGGCAGCGTCGTAACCCTTGTTGCCCGCTTTCAGCCCGGCGCGATCAATGGCCTGCTCCAGCGTGTCGCAGGTCAGAACACCGAAGGCATGCGGCACCCCGGTCTCCTGCGCTGCCTGGCCGATGCCGCGCGTCACCTCGTTGGCAATGACTTCGTAATGATCCGTTTCACCGCGAATCAGGCACCCGAGACAGACGATGGCGTCGTACTTCCCGGTTTCGGCCAACGTGCGGGCCGCCGACGGGATTTCAAACGACCCGGGCACGCGAACGGTGGTGATGTTTTTCGCATCCGCGCCCAGACGATGAAGCGCGTCCTGTGCCCCGGCGAGCAGGCGGTCGGTGATGAGCGCATTGAAGCGTCCGACCACGATGGCGAAGCGCAAGCCGGTAGCGTTCAGCTTGCCTTCGCGCGTGTTGGCGGCGCGCCAGTCTTCCTTATAAGAGAAGATCGTCAGGCGGCCGGCGCCGGCCGGTATTTCCAGGGTGAACAGGCGCCCTCCCCAG is a window encoding:
- the fusA gene encoding elongation factor G, which encodes MPRQVPLDRCRNIGIMAHIDAGKTTTTERVLYYTGRTHRIGEVHEGTAVMDWMEQEQERGITITSAATTCFWRDERINIIDTPGHVDFTAEVERSLRVLDGAVAVFDAVHGVEPQSETVWRQADKYGVPRICFINKMDKMGADFEHAIETIRKRLNARPIAIQLPIGSESNFKGIIDLFEMKAVVWLDETLGADFEIQDIPENFKKKSNAFHNQLVETIVENDDDLLRKYMEGETMTPDELKKSLRKSVIDLKLFPVLCGSAFKNKGVQPMLDAVVDFLPSPADIPPVKGLNPETGKEVLRPADDNAPLSVLAFKIMTDPFVGQLAFIRIYSGQLKTGDSIWLPAKGKRERIGRLLKMHANKREEISEIYAGDICACVGLRTITTGDTICDEQQPIVLESIVFPAPVISVAVEPKTKADQEKMGVALGRLAQEDPTFKVNTDPDSGQTIISGMGELHLEIIIDRMMREFKVEANVGKPQVAYRETIRKEAKAEGKFIRQTGGRGQYGHVKIRLEPNPDKGYEFENEIVGGSVPKEFIKPVDQGIKEALEGGILAGYPMVDVKATLYDGSYHDVDSSEMAFKIAGSMAFKDAARKATPVLLEPVMSVEVVVPEDFMSAIIGDLNSRRGRIEGMEHRAGSQVIKAMVPLSEMFGYATNMRSNTQGRATFSMHFSRYEEVPRSVSDEIIARVQGKTVNR
- the nusB gene encoding transcription antitermination factor NusB, whose translation is MGSRRKSRELLLQMLFQCDMGKQSVEQVDQSFWAERDVINDEVRGYTEDLFRVAGDRREEIDRLIEKHAVNWRMARMAAVDRNVLRAAVAEFFAKPEVPKVVIINEAIEIARRYSTPESVNFVNGVLDSVARHLDKKDT
- the tuf gene encoding elongation factor Tu (EF-Tu; promotes GTP-dependent binding of aminoacyl-tRNA to the A-site of ribosomes during protein biosynthesis; when the tRNA anticodon matches the mRNA codon, GTP hydrolysis results; the inactive EF-Tu-GDP leaves the ribosome and release of GDP is promoted by elongation factor Ts; many prokaryotes have two copies of the gene encoding EF-Tu); this encodes MAKEKFSRTKPHVNVGTIGHIDHGKTTLTAAITKVLGKNNPNVKFR
- a CDS encoding DUF2621 family protein, with protein sequence MTFSDEANEIVAELMGALPAPVRDAVKDAMESRAESLATDDAEDEVSMETAVRAFIEATPGDLRNRLKHTLTYHGIDPEDYQEAFSS
- the rpsL gene encoding 30S ribosomal protein S12, whose product is MPTFNQLVRKGRTAPNYKTASPALQSCPQKRGVCTRVYTQTPKKPNSALRKVARVRLTNGIEVTTYIPGVGHNLQEHSIVLIRGGRVKDLPGVRYHVIRGTLDAVGVANRKQSRSKYGAKRPKA
- the rpsG gene encoding 30S ribosomal protein S7 — its product is MPRKGHTPKRDVAADPVYGSTLVTKFINSMMWGGKKSTAESIFYDSMKKMQEKGGDEALKLFKKAVENCKPLLEVKTRRVGGANYQVPVEVNPDRRTSLAIRWLISYSRGRAEKGMTDKLTNELLDAANNRGAAIKKKEDVHRMAEANKAFAHYRW
- a CDS encoding Ig-like domain-containing protein; translation: MAAVLLVLMIALAGCGGGSSSSSANTPSSITVNPAVLSLNLGDVAAASGTVVNSSGSPITNFPTITFSSSNTAVATVSSAGAVCAGKWDTNFIVCDTTGFQPGTANITLTSGAITATIPVYTHLHVDRVTTSPAVVDCVSSGQTQQMSAKAFSNGVDITSSVGPFSWSTLSVDVDTIDANGLVTAKTPGEGGIVATVANVKSVVATWITCPVQSINVHLASGPDTTFSLGAAGNTVNLTADLVDKHGNSISAPLSWSSSRASVANVNSAALVTAVGPGTVGITASCAGSCNVNLSSVYSNVVKGTVGGTSATTIYAGGTGSTSLVPIDSTSNAAGTAITLPSTPNSFLFNAIGTTGYLGSSGGLMALDSSTNTVTQNVGITGAVVAVSPDSNRVIVAGSNIVYVVRRRPTSPRTAAERTSSPAIRCTSGHRVPSGLSG
- the ribH gene encoding 6,7-dimethyl-8-ribityllumazine synthase, with product MIKSLHKLLVARREADYRALVDFFDALGLTRGESWDGRRSKGIKFEARQAGVEIGIGEGFPDTDLVIETDSADVTYEIAGKRGFKIAADITDTDWGGRLFTLEIPAGAGRLTIFSYKEDWRAANTREGKLNATGLRFAIVVGRFNALITDRLLAGAQDALHRLGADAKNITTVRVPGSFEIPSAARTLAETGKYDAIVCLGCLIRGETDHYEVIANEVTRGIGQAAQETGVPHAFGVLTCDTLEQAIDRAGLKAGNKGYDAALAAVEMAQLKMVDGRRPAVDGSRIKRSASSRAAKPHSEKKSRTERTKAGSRRR